The Vigna unguiculata cultivar IT97K-499-35 chromosome 11, ASM411807v1, whole genome shotgun sequence genomic sequence CCCACATTCGAACGGAAACACAAAAGTAAACAACCAGTAAGGATTCGGCATTTGATAGACTCGCTCAGAGCCACTACTTTAGATACGCACGCTCACACGTGTCAAGTCGCGCCTCACCTCACGCGCGCTCTCTCTCTCACTCGCTCCGTCGCCGTTTCACTCAAAACACACTTTCTCTGAAGTCTTGAAACTGTTCTCTCTAATTTCTCTCTTTCAGCCTATCTTTGCGCCGCGCGTCATGTGAAGCACGATTTGAATCCTCCGCAACGACGTCGTTTCGTTTCGTTTTTTCATGGTCGTGTccttgttgttattgttgttgttctgCTGCTTCTCTCTGTGTGAAAGTCTTCTGAGTTTGTTTTTTCTCGGCGATGAGTAGAGTAATTCATTCTGTGGCGTTCGATTACGTGTTTCGCTTGTACAATTTCTGTATCTCGCATGTAAGAAATGTTTGATTGGAACGACGAAGAGGTTAGTCttgttttcaaattcttttcttcaactttttgtTATCATTACTATTATTAGATCCTAGTTTGTTAGATGCTtgttgttaataattttaataagtgttgtgtataagtttttttttttttttgtttaaaataaattgaggtGTATTTTGGTGGTTTGAGATTTGAGTTCGGAACGATTATAAGAAATTGTGATTAAGGTGAGGATGTTGTATTTTCTTATTGCCTTTTCTTTACCCTTTTTGGGGTGAAATGCTTGCAATAAAGTACAATATTTCTTGGAAATTGAATATTGTTGGGAACTTTGACCAACGGTTGGTGTAATTAGTTGTGCTTTTGTGTTCGAGGTTCAAATGTGAGCAACAAGGAAGGAGGAAAGACTTTGTTGCCTTCTTGATTTGTTTAATCCTATTTTAGAAGTGTAGGCTTCTTAAATATGGATTTGGTTACTAGGTTTTGAAAGACTGTGTTAGTGTTAGTGCTTCGTTTGTCCTTGCTTTGGTTTTAGGCTTGATATCAAAGTATTTCAATACGGAATTTAGGAGAAGTGGATTGTGGATTGTGATAGTTTATGCCATGCGGTGGAAATTGGTTGATGGTCTGAAATTTGGTGAAGGGATGAGGAGTGGACTGTGGACTCGATCTAATAAGCAGTGTTTTGGAAAAAAGTTGAGTGGAGTGCGGAAGGAACTTGTGGTTGCATTCTGGTTGAATTCTGAGAGATCCTATCATAATTGTTCTGGACCTTAATTTACCGTTTGGTTCAAAGGAGGGGAAGGATGTTAATGGAGAGGAGGGATGAGAAGGAGAAGGGAGGCGAGGGATTTTGATTAGACatttttgtttggttaaaagaaGAGGAGGGGACTAGAAATTACATTGTTCTTGTTTGGTTCACAAGGGAGGGAAGGGGAGGTAATAAcgataaaaacagaaaaaaaggaGAATAAAAGATAGAGTAGGAAGTGAAAGGAAAACCGGAAAAAGATGGCggctaaaactgaaataaaaaaatagagaggtaataacaataaatatatagaagAGATAAAGAAGAGATTGTGAAGACAACAGAAGGGCAAATGAAGAAGatttgagaaaaaaacaaaacagataGAAAAACTAAAGAAGAGGTTTTGCCAGAGTTAGAATCACTGTTGGGTGGTGCAGGTGAGAATATGAGTGGTAATTGTCCCAACAGAGATAGTGGGAGAAGAAAACACAGAAGATTGGTGAAGGTTTTGAAAACCTATTGAAAattctttgaaaagaaatttaaaggataaaaagacGGTCCATGTCAATCATGGATTCCATAAACTGCCATGGCGCAATGGCAATAACACCCGCAAAATGTGAAATGACAGAAAGCACTCTTATAGTGTTTGCACAgtatttactttattttgtcCATGAATTTCTCAGCTGCCAGTATCtgaagtattttatttttcttgttgagTTTCCTCATtgatatttattgtatattttattctaaaatggATTGTTTTCAGCTTGCTAACATAGTATGGGGTGAGGCGAGCGAGAGTGATGATCATATAGTGCCTTATGAAGAGGCAAGTGAAGATCTTCATGATGAGAAAAAATGGAATCAGGAAGCTTCTCCCAGTAAACTGATTGAGCAGAAGAGGAGGACCGAGACTAAAACTGACTTTTATCAAGAAAAGTTGGGAAGCAGTTCCAAATTTGATATTGTTGAGGGTCAATCTGCCTCAGAATCTGGCACAAACTCATGGCCTGACTTGTCTTTATCCAGTGCAGCTAAAACTGATCAGGGTTCCTGGGGTGCTGAAGTATCGAAAAATTTAGGTGAAATTAGCGAATTTGTTTCAGCAAAGAGGTGgtaaaattacttattattggAATTACGAGTAGACTAGATAGCATATCTATCAGTGTATTTGTTTGTGTGCAGTTGTATCTCTTCATGTCCCACCATCATTAAATGAAAAACAGTAAAGTATTTTGTTATAGTTTATcatttctaattatatttatttataggtGTGACAGAAGAGACTACGCAGTTAGAAAAGGacgtagaaaagcaaggtgaaTTTGCCAACTTTGCTTGGGATAACATAGGAAGCTTTGATGACCTAGATCGAATTTTCAGGTAAAGTATATTACCTGTACTATTCTTATGTGGTACATATATTTTGAGGTAATTgttaatatgattttagttaGATTTTTTCTGAACTTGATCAGTAATTATAGCGGATAAAATTTCACTTTACTCTTTTTGAAAACTTGTTTTTGCAAATTAAGGTACACGACAACTTTCTCAATGATCAGTCGGAGTATAAGTGCCCTTAAACTTGTTTCTGTCAAATTTAGATGAAGCCATGTGTATGCATAATTGTAACAGCAATAACTGTTAATAGGTAACATTCAAAATGAAAGGAGGAATTCTAGCAATAGTAAATTGGGATTAAGCTGCACTAAATAGGCACTGGGACCCACAGATTAGTAAGTCCTAGATGAAATTTATCCAACGATAAAGAGTGTTAGGGTTTATTAGAGAGCTTGTGTTGTTAACGTTTCTAAAATTCACAAAGTGATGATATTATGATGTCAAATTTATGAAAATCTCTTGTTCTTCACTTATTAAAACTTACAACTTAGACCTTATGCTGTCAACTTTTAACGTTGTCCATAGGTATTCTACAATTCCTGGGATTAATTATATTGTACTCATGATGAATAACATTAACGTAAGTGCTAAGATTCCACTTTAGCACTATATATTATTGAACTTCATCACATCTGTTTTTGCGTCTGTTTAGTACTCAGTTTTTTGAGCTTTTGTTGTTTGCAATAGTATACGTCTGACTGAATATTCTCGCAAGTGATGATTTTGCAGCAATGATGACCCTATATTTGGCCCTGTAAGTCTTGAGAATTCTGCTGAGTTGTGGTCTTCCAAAGACACGAGTAACTGTTCAGTACCCATACACTTGGAAGCACCGAACCAAGCAAGTGCTTTAAGGAACAGCTCCGAGCCTTTGGAAGTTAAAACAGAATATGTTCAACAGAATGGTCAATCATTTTCCCCTTCATTTAAGAGGATTGGCGATTCTTCATCTCATGACGTTCAAAATGCTCCCGGAAACACATTCAATATAGGATATTCTAGAGATAGAATTACTCCTGCTGAAAAGGAGCAACAGGTATGTCAAATCATATTGGAGAATGACTAGTGATGTAAAACGGAAACAAAGAGCCAAAAGAAatcttaataatgaaaaatatattttgatatcatTATTAAGCTGATGTCCATGCGATAAATAACACGTCTTTTATGGGGTAGACAGAGACCCTAAATCTTTAAAGTTTAGGAAGTGAGGCAACCTAAACTTAAGCCTCAAGTAATCCTTGTCTTAATCCTAATTTAAGAGAAAGCTATAATTACTTATCTCAAGCAAGACCCAAACCTTTAACccaaaattctaaatttttttaataatcctTAAATCCCAAATTATACACGTTGGACAAGAGAAATGTTGCCACTAGCTTATCTAGATAGATTAGCCATTAGTAACCTCTCCTTCATCAACTTTATAGCTTTTCAGGCAATGCAACATCCTtttgctaaatttaattatccAAACAAGGAATTTTacaaatgtaatatttttagtGATAACTTGAACTGTACTACCTCCAATTTTTAGTTTCAAGCTCTCAGCCAAAACATTTTAGAGGTGTATGGGTAGCATAAGGCTTTTTATCCAATCTATTTTGTGCTCTATGAGGTCAGAGATTTATGTGTATGATGTTAATTTTCCTTCATTGTTAAATTACTTGCAAATTTGGCATAAattcattgacatttttttggaacaaattatttttatatggagGATGTGTTTCCTggtttgaattatttattttctgtgCTCTTTTTATAGAACTAGACTGCTGTTTTGTCTTTCTATCTATGTGAatgtatatcaaaattttgaaaggtTTGTTACCCATTCTTAGCATAACTATGTGCTGCCTCTGGAAGTGGCCTTTTTCCTTCTCAAAAGTCAACCAACCGATTGATCTTTTCATTCTTGTTATTCAGGATTTTGGGCAAAAGAATCAGTTGAAAGCTCGGAAAAAAGCACAAGGTAAAAAAGATGGAAAAGCATTGCAGGAGTTTTATGGTAGCTGGTCTCCCTCACCGACCACATCTGGAAAATTTCAGAATCAGCTGGGGTCTTCAGTCATGCAGTCTTCCCCCGCATCTATTCTCGGGCAACAGAACCAGCTTCAAGGACCTGAGACAATATACCTGGACATCACAAATACATATATATCACCCCCTGCATATGGGAGCCTTACAAATACATATTCTTCTATTTCAGTGCAACCACCGGCTCAGTCAGGAGTTCTTATGCAACAGCCTGCCCTTTCTGGGTATGAAGCATCTCTTGGTGTAATGAATCCTTTGAACAAGTCCGTGGGCTTAGTGAAGCCTCTCACTATGACTCCCcaggaaaaaattgaaaaattaaggaGGCGGCAGCAAATGCAGGCAATGCTCGCTATTCAGAAACAACAGAAAGAATTTGGCCATCAAGTTCTTAACACTaataaatcaattaataaaagATGTGCCGTAGAAATGCATAATCAGCATTGTGATGGAACTGATCCTGAGATTGAAGATTTAAGAACTCTTCCAACTCTAGATCTACCAACTGAGCAAGATGATTCTAGTACAATATCTTCGGCAATTGATGATCATTTTGTTGAAGACACAATTCTGTACATGCTTCAGGATGTGATATCAAAGGTGAAATTGCGTTTTATAGTGGTTTAAGCTGTGTTgtataattttttccttttatacaaAGACAGACATATCTACAATCCTAAGGCCAACATTTTTTACAGTTAGATGTCAATATAAGACTCTGCATTAGAGATAGCTTGTTCCGGTTGGCCCAAAGTGCAATGCTAAGGAATTGTGCAAGTGATACAAGCAGTACAAACAACAGTAGCAGAGAAGAAATTTTAGCTGTTGCCAGAGCAGAAAGCAGTAGCAAAAACAGGTTTGGAAAACACTTAGATGCATAGCTACTTTAATTTCATGATGACtagtttataaaattgttataagcAAGATTATAAAATTGAGATTTGAATGTGAATCAATGAGCAAATTTTTGaatcataaatcataataacGTGTATTATATTTGTAGCATCTAGaaacaatgaaaaattattcaaatgtatCATACAGATGATACATATTGTTCATCCTAAATGTATGTGTTTTTTCTAgatgataaaattttgatataggAATCTAGATAAGAGTATATGCATTGTAATTTTAGTGAGAAACAAGTAAAATGATTTGGGAGATTGGAGAAGATGTAAACCATAGGTATCTAAGTTTTAGTATTTGggattaatattataaaatgatgGAAAAATTAGTGAAGATGTTACACAAATGATACAAGTTGAGTGGTTAAAATTGATAAAGGTATCAAGCTTAAAGAGAAGTTTTATCGTATAACTACAAGTCCAACTATTGTCTATGGTAGTGTGATGAGCTTTAGAGAGACaatgtgagaaaaaaaatgggagtaacaaaaataagaatgttAAGATGGATATAGATGGCTATTAGTGTTAAATCTGCAGTTGGGCCATAGTGATCTTGACCAGCGTGCATAAGAGGTGCTTAAGGTCATGCTGGGTAAGCATCTTGACCAGGGTGTATAATGGTTGAAATTGCTGGTCCAAACGATGATAACAGAGAACCATTGTCGACCAAATTTTGAACAGATGATAATGGGTAGAATAACGATCACCACACTCTCAACCTTGACCAAATCGTCCACCATACCCACAATTTATCTCACGAAGGGTATTGAAGGTGTAGTATGAGCATCGCCTGTAGCTGGACTGAGTCTGAGTGCGGTAGATAGAGGCCAAATCAGTTTGTCTTGCGCTGATACTTCCGAATATGCATTTCTTGGATGACAATGAAGACTTTGGCATCCTCATTTGGCATGGGATCAATGATCAAGATAATTTGGATCATAATCTGAGGGAGCCCTTCATCCGGGCGATCCTGATGGGAACGAGTGCCTTTATGAGGAGCAAGAATTCAGAAACAATACAATAATCTAGAGAAATTTGGTGCAGTTCAGAGTCAAGCTTGCATGCTTTGGCATGGGTTTGATGGTGCAAACAGGCACAAATCTTCTCCAAAATTTGATGGAAATGGGATCAACCAACAATCCTAGAAATAATCACACTTGAGAAAGACGACTGGACTAAGCAAGGAGCATTTTGTCCTGATGCTCTCGTGCAAGAAATGTGGGGTTGATTTGATTCATATCTCAATTAGAGAGTGAGAAACTTGGGTAGCATTTGCGTCGAAGCAAGAACTAGACTAAATAAATTGCTGCTTTTGATCGAACAGATTAGAGATGTATCgacttataattaattacaattaattacatatttgtGACTTTTAATTACGGTTAACCGTATTAAAGATGACCTTACTGTCGCCGCAAATCAATAGCGGCTTTTGGTTATTGAATATCATGATTTACCTTTTGAGACTCTAACATCTTTTCCCTGTATGAATCGTTTCACAGATATGCGAGGACTACTGATGTTGAAACGAAGACAAATCCCATTGATCGAACTGTGGCGCATTTGCTCTTTCACAGGCCTTTGGAGTTAACTGAGAATTATTCGGAAAAACTGGAGTCACCTATTTCTGCTAAGATACAATTTGAAAGCAAAAAAGCTAACCTGGAGAACTTTCCAATAGAATGCTTGCAAAACGAGGACTTGAAAGGTAATCAACAATTTTCTAGACAAGGGCTTGAGCATCTGCCAGAGGAGCCATTTAAAACCAGTCATTGCATAGACACTTCAGAGAATGCTTGTGACAATGAGGTAGTTGGTGCCGGAGATGAGGTGCTTGAAGCCTCTCAATGAAGAAAACGATTCCCCATAAATCGGAGGGTAATTCCTTCCTTTATTATTTCCTTAGTTATTGCTATGCTTTCcttatttgattatatatgcATTTACTGGTTATTCAAAAAGTTCTCTGTTATTGTCAGTTGTATGGATCATAATCAAGGAAATCGAGGAAGCCTAAATCTCAGAATCTTGGAGACCCGTTTCGCACTTCCACGTTATGAATAATATCTATGTTTCATCTGTCAAAACCATGAGAGTATGTATCTCAGCATATGAACTTACTCAGCTTGGTAAGTGAGTGCTGACTTATGTTAAAAATGACTATGTCAAATTATGCAGTAATAAGGTCACTCATGACAAAGACTAAGTCATATTTGTGTACCTTAAAGTAATGCCACTCACGCCAAAAAGTCAAGTCTTGGCCAGAATGGTTTGGACCAAGCTTAAAGTTCTTGctatttttctctttacatTTGCCCCATATCATATTGAGATAGAGTCTTAATATCAGCTTGTGGTTGTTTATGAAATTGTGTATGTTTCTTACAGTATTGTTTTGAGGGTTAAACTGCATCTTTACAAGCTTGAATTTTGTCCAAAGTTTAATTACTGAGAGGATACGGGTCAAATCATACAAAAGATTAACTTTCTGGATGAAAGATTTCAAATgcattatatttgaattatttataattacatttttttttattttctaaatattttgtttgaatagaataattaaaatatcttgtattttattttttttatttggatgaagtaattgagtttcttttttaagataaaattttacctttagaatatgtattttatggttaaaatttaaaaatattagttaaatttaaacattcaaataatatttaacaatttaatttttttaatatacatacgtgtatgtataatatatattgaaaagaaataactaattgtgaaattttaatttatttcttttaaattaattttaaattatattgttttaattatttaaaagattttcttaacattttcaaattttaattttcttttaattttgtcatctaaacaatttattttattttcaaaaattgaaattcactaaataaatgaatatttctTCTCATTATCTCATCCA encodes the following:
- the LOC114169455 gene encoding protein LNK2-like, which gives rise to MFDWNDEELANIVWGEASESDDHIVPYEEASEDLHDEKKWNQEASPSKLIEQKRRTETKTDFYQEKLGSSSKFDIVEGQSASESGTNSWPDLSLSSAAKTDQGSWGAEVSKNLGVTEETTQLEKDVEKQGEFANFAWDNIGSFDDLDRIFSNDDPIFGPVSLENSAELWSSKDTSNCSVPIHLEAPNQASALRNSSEPLEVKTEYVQQNGQSFSPSFKRIGDSSSHDVQNAPGNTFNIGYSRDRITPAEKEQQDFGQKNQLKARKKAQGKKDGKALQEFYGSWSPSPTTSGKFQNQLGSSVMQSSPASILGQQNQLQGPETIYLDITNTYISPPAYGSLTNTYSSISVQPPAQSGVLMQQPALSGYEASLGVMNPLNKSVGLVKPLTMTPQEKIEKLRRRQQMQAMLAIQKQQKEFGHQVLNTNKSINKRCAVEMHNQHCDGTDPEIEDLRTLPTLDLPTEQDDSSTISSAIDDHFVEDTILYMLQDVISKLDVNIRLCIRDSLFRLAQSAMLRNCASDTSSTNNSSREEILAVARAESSSKNRYARTTDVETKTNPIDRTVAHLLFHRPLELTENYSEKLESPISAKIQFESKKANLENFPIECLQNEDLKGNQQFSRQGLEHLPEEPFKTSHCIDTSENACDNEVVGAGDEVLEASQ